The stretch of DNA CAGCGCTTCGGGATCGCCGACTTCGGGCAGGGTGATGATGGTGCTGTCGAAATCCTCGTGCTCATGCTCGTCCTCGCCATCGTGGTGGCTGGGGCGGGCGGCCAGATCGTCCTCGGCGGCGGCATTGAGGCCGAGGATGACGGCGGGATCGATCACGCCATCGGTGACAGGCAGCATGGGCAGTGGGCGCGGCGCCTCGGCGGCGATCACGGCGCGAGCCTGATCCAGCGTTGGGGCGTCCACCAGATCGGCCTTGGTCAGCAGAACGATGTCGGCGCAGGCGAGCTGATCCTCAAAGACTTCCGAGAGCGGGGTTTCATGGTCGAGGCTGTCATCCGCCGCGCGCTGGGCATCGACCGCCGCCACATCGGGGGCGAAACGGCCAGCGGCCACGGCCTCGGCATCGGCCAGCGCGATCACCCCATCGACGGTGATGCGGCTGCGGATCGCGGGCCAGTCGAAGGCTTTGAGCAGAGGCTTGGGCAGGGCAAGACCCGAGGTCTCGATCAGAATGTGATCGGGGCGCTGGGGCAGGGCCAGCAGTTTTTCGACCGTGGGGATGAAATCATCGGCCACGGTGCAGCAGATGCAGCCATTGGCCAGTTCGAGGATCGCGCTTTCGGGGCAATTCTCGTCGGCGCAGGCCTTCAGGATTTCGCCATCGACGCCCACCGTGCCGAACTCATTGACCAGCACCGCCAGGCGGCGCCCGCCCGGATTCTGCAGCAGATGGCGGATCAGCGTGGTCTTGCCCGAGCCCAGAAAGCCGGTGACGATGGTGACGGGGATTTTTTCCAGAGACATGGCTTAAAGCTCCAGCGGGGGAATGCGGGCGATGGATTGCTTGCGGAAGATGGTGGGGCGCTGGCGCCACGGCACGATGCCGTCAGGGCTTTGCGCATAGGCGCTGGCGCCGGCCAGAATGTCGGGCACATCGGCGTCGGACAGGCGGCCGTAGACATAGGTCCAACTGCCGGGCCTTGTCAGCGCGATGGAACAGCCATTGGTGCAGGCCGAGAGGCATTCGGTGGGGCGCACTTCCACGTCGCCATCCGCATTGGCGGCGCTCAGCGCCTGCGCCAGCAGGGTGCCGGGCACGGTTTCGCCTTCCTCGGGCGTCTGGCCCGCGCGGCAGGTGGTGCAGACAAAAAGGACGGTGTTGTGACCCACGACGCTTCAATTCCCCAATGAGGCGCGCCTGCACAGGCCATCGGGCACCGAACCCGCGTTCGGCGCCTGATCGACCGGCCACAGCGCACCCCGGCTGTCCGTTTCCTCGTGCTGGCAGGTCTCCCGGCTGGCGGATCGGGGGCAGTTACGCCTTGCGTCAGCTTCGCCTTCCCGTGCCTTGCGGCCAGTGGCATCGAAGCTGCCTCATCCGTTGACGGTCGCGGGGGCGGCTGTGCTTCGGGCTTGACGAAAGCCCTGTCACATTCCCTCTTCGCCTTTTGGTGGATTGCTCCGCCGCAAGGAACCAACGCGGTGGGGATTGCGGGATTGCGACGGGGCTGTCAAGGAATGCCGCGATCAGGAGTGTACCATGACCGCCGATGCCCCCGCCCCCGAAGCTGACTTTGACCGCCACAACGCCAAGATGGCCAAGAAAAAGGCCTCTCGCGACAAGATCATGGCCAGCAAGCAGGGCGAAAAGGGGCTGGTGATCGTTCATACCGGCACGGGCAAGGGCAAGTCGTCCTCCGGCTTCGGGATGATCCTGCGCTGCATCGCGCATGGCATGCCCAGCGCGGTGGTGCAGTTTATCAAGGGCGCCTGGGACACCGGCGAGCGCCGTCTGATCGAGCAAAATTTCCCCGATCTCTGCCAGTTCCACGCCATGGGGGAGGGTTTTACCTGGGAAACGCAGGACAAAGCCCGCGATATCGCCGCTGCGCGCAAGGGCTGGGACAAGGCCAAGGAACTGATCCGCGATCCCAACATCCGCATGGTGCTGCTTGACGAAATCAACATCGCCCTGCGTTACGAATATCTCCCGCTGGAGGAGGTGCTGACCTTCCTGCGCGAGGAAAAGCCCGAGATGACCCATGTGGTGCTCACCGGCCGCAATGCCGCGCCCGAACTGATCGAGCAGGCCGATCTGGTCACCGAGATGACTTTGGTGAAGCACCCCTTCCGCGGCGGCATCAAGGCGCAGGCCGGGGTGGAGTTCTAAACCTCCATGCCAGCCTTGATGATCCAGGGGACCGGCTCGAATGTCGGCAAGTCCCTGCTGGTGGCGGGGCTGTGCCGGGCGGCACGTCGGCGGGGGCTGAGTGTCGCGCCTTTCAAGCCGCAGAATATGTCGAACAATGCCGCTGTCACCGCCGATGGCGGAGAGATCGGGCGGGCTCAGGCCCTGCAGGCGATCGCGTGTGGATTATCGCCGCATACCGATATGAACCCGGTGCTGCTGAAGCCAGAGAGCGAAGTCGGCAGTCAGGTGGTGTTGCAGGGGCGGCGCATCGCCACGGTAAAGGCGCGGGAGTATGCCGCGCTGAAACCGCAGTTGATGGCCCCGGTTCTGGAGAGCTTCCATCGCCTGAAAGCTGCCCATGATCTGGTGATCGTGGAGGGCGCGGGCAGCCCGGCGGAGGTCAATCTGCGTGCCGGAGACATCGCCAATATGGGCTTTGCCTGCGCCGCGCAGGTGCCGGTGGTGCTGGCAGGCGATATCGACCGGGGCGGGGTGATCGCCCAGATCATCGGTACAAAGGCAGTGCTCTCGCCAGAGGATGCGGCGATGGTGCGCGGCTTTCTCATCAACAAGTTTCGCGGTGATCCCTCGCTGTTCGACGATGGCTATCGCCTGATCGAGCAGCGCAGCGGCTGGCGCGGTTTCGGCGTGCTGCCGTGGTTCGCGCAGGCCCATCTGCTGCCCGCCGAGGACGCGCTCGATCTTGGAGCCGTGTCATCGGGCGGGCGGGTGAAGGTGGCCGCTCTGGCCCTCTCCCGCATCGCCAATTTCGATGATCTGGACCCGCTGGCGCAGGAGCCCGATATCGATCTGGTGATGGTCCGCGCGGGGCAGGCGATCCCCGGCGACACAAAGCTGGTCATCCTGCCCGGCAGCAAGAGCACGCGCGGCGATCTGGCGTTTTTGCGCGCTCAGGGCTGGGATGTCGATCTGGCGGCGCATGTGCGGCGCGGCGGGTATGTGCTGGGGATCTGCGGCGGTTATCAGATGCTGGGCAGCGTGGTAAGCGATCCCGAAGGACTGGAAGGCCCGGCGGGCGAGATGCCGGGCCTCGGCCTGCTGGAAGTGGCGACCACCATGCAGGGCGACAAAAAACTGACGCAGGTTCAGGCAATCCACGCCGCCAGCGGGCTTCGGGTGGAGGGCTATGAAATCCATCTCGGGGTCACCAATGGCCCCGATTGCGCGCGGCCCTTCGCCCATATCACGGGGCGGCCCGAGGGGGCGATCTCGGCGGATGGGCGCATCATGGGCAGCTATCTGCACGGCCTGTTTACGCAGGATGGCTTTCGCTCGGCCTTTATCGCTAGCCTTGGCGCGCGGCCGTCAGGGTTGGCCTATGGCGCCCAGGTGGAGGCGACGCTCGATGCTCTTGCCGACCATATCGAGGCCCATGCCGATGTGGCCGGGCTGTTGGCGCTGGCGCAATAGGCGTCAGCGCCGCGTCCATTCATGCTGGTGGTTTTCCTGCCAGCCCGCACGATGCAGCAGGGGCGTATCGTCGGTAAATTCTGGGTGGCCGATGCAAAGCCATGCCGAGAAGGCCCAGCCTTCGGGGACCTCCAGCAGGCGCTCGATGGTGTCGGGATCGAGGATCGACACCATCCCCAGCCCCAGATTGTCCGCCCGCGCCGCCAGCCACAGCGTATGGATCGCCATGGCTGTCGAGGCCTGAAGCGTGGCAGGGATGCTGTGCCGCCCCAGGCCGTGCCCCTCGGCCGGATCGCTCACGGTGAAGACAGCCAGTTGCAGCGGCGCCTTGTCCAGCCCGGCCAGCTTGAGCCGGTTGTACTCGTCCAGCCGCTCACCCTCATAGCTTTGCGCGGCCAGAGCGTTGCAGGCGATGAAATTGTCATGGACCGCCTGGCGCAGCGCGGGGGCTTCCACGCGGATCACCCGCCATGGCCGCGCATTGCCCACCGAGGGAGCCAGATCCATCGCCGCCTGCAAGCGCTCGATCCGAGCCTCATCCAGCGGCGTATCGAGGAAATGACGCACATCGCGGCGCCAACGCAT from Novosphingobium sp. encodes:
- the cobO gene encoding cob(I)yrinic acid a,c-diamide adenosyltransferase, which produces MTADAPAPEADFDRHNAKMAKKKASRDKIMASKQGEKGLVIVHTGTGKGKSSSGFGMILRCIAHGMPSAVVQFIKGAWDTGERRLIEQNFPDLCQFHAMGEGFTWETQDKARDIAAARKGWDKAKELIRDPNIRMVLLDEINIALRYEYLPLEEVLTFLREEKPEMTHVVLTGRNAAPELIEQADLVTEMTLVKHPFRGGIKAQAGVEF
- the bluB gene encoding 5,6-dimethylbenzimidazole synthase gives rise to the protein MDFTQDEASTLERIMRWRRDVRHFLDTPLDEARIERLQAAMDLAPSVGNARPWRVIRVEAPALRQAVHDNFIACNALAAQSYEGERLDEYNRLKLAGLDKAPLQLAVFTVSDPAEGHGLGRHSIPATLQASTAMAIHTLWLAARADNLGLGMVSILDPDTIERLLEVPEGWAFSAWLCIGHPEFTDDTPLLHRAGWQENHQHEWTRR
- the cobW gene encoding cobalamin biosynthesis protein CobW: MSLEKIPVTIVTGFLGSGKTTLIRHLLQNPGGRRLAVLVNEFGTVGVDGEILKACADENCPESAILELANGCICCTVADDFIPTVEKLLALPQRPDHILIETSGLALPKPLLKAFDWPAIRSRITVDGVIALADAEAVAAGRFAPDVAAVDAQRAADDSLDHETPLSEVFEDQLACADIVLLTKADLVDAPTLDQARAVIAAEAPRPLPMLPVTDGVIDPAVILGLNAAAEDDLAARPSHHDGEDEHEHEDFDSTIITLPEVGDPEALVAAVQRLAREQSILRVKGFVAVQGKPMRLLLQAVGERVRHQYDQPWGQRPRVTQLVVIAEHDHLDTAAVRAVLDTVLAPA
- a CDS encoding cobyric acid synthase; this encodes MPALMIQGTGSNVGKSLLVAGLCRAARRRGLSVAPFKPQNMSNNAAVTADGGEIGRAQALQAIACGLSPHTDMNPVLLKPESEVGSQVVLQGRRIATVKAREYAALKPQLMAPVLESFHRLKAAHDLVIVEGAGSPAEVNLRAGDIANMGFACAAQVPVVLAGDIDRGGVIAQIIGTKAVLSPEDAAMVRGFLINKFRGDPSLFDDGYRLIEQRSGWRGFGVLPWFAQAHLLPAEDALDLGAVSSGGRVKVAALALSRIANFDDLDPLAQEPDIDLVMVRAGQAIPGDTKLVILPGSKSTRGDLAFLRAQGWDVDLAAHVRRGGYVLGICGGYQMLGSVVSDPEGLEGPAGEMPGLGLLEVATTMQGDKKLTQVQAIHAASGLRVEGYEIHLGVTNGPDCARPFAHITGRPEGAISADGRIMGSYLHGLFTQDGFRSAFIASLGARPSGLAYGAQVEATLDALADHIEAHADVAGLLALAQ
- a CDS encoding DUF1636 domain-containing protein; the protein is MGHNTVLFVCTTCRAGQTPEEGETVPGTLLAQALSAANADGDVEVRPTECLSACTNGCSIALTRPGSWTYVYGRLSDADVPDILAGASAYAQSPDGIVPWRQRPTIFRKQSIARIPPLEL